A stretch of the Mesorhizobium huakuii genome encodes the following:
- a CDS encoding VWA domain-containing protein: protein MDDEADINETEPAGDDRERRWRLAIGADDESSSALSDTDKRLSAALDALYGDGTGDTAGDPRKRRGGLGRSAPRVAQWMGDIRSFFPAQVVQIVQKDAFERLNLKQMLMEPEFLKAIEADVNLVADLISLRSVMPAKTKDIARTIIADIVAKLMQRLEQKTAEAIRGALDRSQRTNRPRQRDIDWPRTISANLRHYQAEHKTIVPEKLVGFMRKQRRLVDLDEVVLCVDQSGSMASSVIYASIFAAVMASLPVVRTKLVCFDTAIVDLTEELSDPVEVLFGVQLGGGTDINQAVAYCADRIERPTKSHMVLITDLYEGGNGQELLQRLAALVRSGVNVMVLLALTDQGRPGYDPKMAGSVAALGIPVFACTPDLFPDMMAAALRREDVGAWAAGADIKLVRAEDDSPAADA, encoded by the coding sequence ATGGATGACGAGGCCGACATCAACGAAACTGAGCCCGCCGGCGACGACCGGGAGCGTCGCTGGCGCCTGGCCATCGGTGCCGATGATGAGTCCTCGTCAGCGCTCTCCGACACCGACAAGCGGCTCTCGGCGGCGCTCGATGCGCTTTACGGCGATGGCACCGGCGATACGGCTGGCGACCCGCGCAAGCGGCGCGGCGGGCTCGGCCGCTCGGCGCCACGGGTGGCGCAGTGGATGGGCGATATCCGGTCGTTCTTTCCGGCGCAGGTCGTGCAGATCGTTCAGAAGGACGCGTTCGAGCGGCTCAATTTGAAGCAGATGCTGATGGAGCCGGAATTCCTCAAGGCGATCGAGGCCGACGTCAATCTCGTCGCCGACCTGATCTCGCTGCGCTCGGTCATGCCGGCCAAGACCAAGGATATCGCCCGCACCATCATCGCCGATATCGTCGCCAAGCTGATGCAGCGGCTGGAGCAGAAGACCGCCGAGGCGATCCGTGGCGCGCTCGACCGGTCGCAGCGCACCAATCGTCCACGCCAGCGTGACATCGACTGGCCGCGCACCATCTCGGCCAACCTTCGCCATTACCAGGCCGAGCACAAAACCATCGTGCCGGAGAAGCTGGTCGGCTTCATGCGCAAGCAGCGAAGGCTGGTCGATCTGGATGAGGTGGTGCTGTGCGTCGACCAGTCGGGCTCGATGGCAAGTTCGGTGATCTACGCCTCGATCTTCGCCGCCGTGATGGCTTCTTTGCCGGTGGTGCGCACCAAGCTCGTCTGTTTCGATACGGCCATCGTCGACCTGACCGAGGAACTCAGCGATCCGGTCGAGGTCCTGTTCGGCGTGCAACTCGGCGGCGGCACCGACATCAACCAGGCCGTCGCCTATTGCGCCGATCGCATCGAGCGGCCGACCAAGTCGCATATGGTGCTGATCACCGACCTCTATGAAGGCGGCAACGGCCAGGAATTGCTGCAGCGGCTGGCGGCGCTCGTTCGCTCGGGCGTCAATGTCATGGTGCTGCTGGCGCTGACCGACCAGGGCAGGCCGGGCTATGACCCGAAGATGGCAGGGTCGGTGGCGGCACTCGGCATCCCCGTCTTCGCCTGCACGCCGGACCTGTTTCCCGACATGATGGCGGCGGCCTTGCGACGGGAAGATGTCGGCGCATGGGCGGCAGGCGCCGACATCAAGCTGGTTCGCGCCGAGGACGACAGTCCTGCGGCCGACGCGTAG
- a CDS encoding sugar-binding transcriptional regulator: protein MVGFGNGLLRDDETSMATRAAWLHYAGGLTQSEVAKRLGLTSLKAHRLITKANQEGLVKVYIDGEVSECVELEDELSRRYGLDYCEVVPDFDSEDLPLKALGIAGAQFLKREIERGEEALIGVGHGRTLAACVEYLPRTSTDKIRFVSLLGGLTRKFSANPHDVIHRLAERTGAEAYVMPVPMFANTAEDRTVLLGQKGISEVFDLARSADLLFAGIGTAEREASLVATGMIEKGEMEEIRRNGGVGELLGHFFDDAGKAVATTVSNRALALTREDIASRRIVAVAGGKIKVRAIKSVLEGRYLKGLITDERTARSLVEETPVG, encoded by the coding sequence ATGGTAGGGTTCGGCAACGGTCTCCTGCGCGACGACGAAACCAGCATGGCGACGCGCGCCGCCTGGCTTCACTATGCCGGCGGGCTTACCCAGTCCGAGGTTGCCAAGCGGCTGGGGCTGACCAGCCTCAAGGCCCATCGCCTCATCACCAAGGCCAACCAGGAAGGGCTGGTGAAGGTCTATATCGACGGCGAAGTGTCGGAATGCGTCGAGCTTGAAGACGAACTGTCCCGCCGCTACGGCCTCGACTATTGCGAGGTGGTTCCGGACTTCGATTCCGAGGATCTGCCGCTCAAGGCGCTCGGCATTGCCGGCGCGCAGTTCCTCAAGCGCGAGATCGAGCGCGGCGAGGAGGCGCTGATCGGTGTCGGCCACGGTCGCACGCTGGCGGCTTGCGTGGAATATCTGCCGCGCACCTCGACCGACAAGATCCGTTTTGTCTCGCTGCTTGGCGGCCTGACGCGCAAATTCTCAGCCAATCCGCATGACGTCATTCACCGCCTAGCCGAACGCACCGGCGCCGAAGCCTATGTCATGCCGGTGCCGATGTTCGCCAACACGGCGGAGGACCGCACCGTCCTGCTCGGGCAGAAGGGCATCAGCGAGGTCTTCGATCTCGCGCGCTCCGCCGACCTGTTGTTTGCCGGCATCGGCACCGCCGAACGCGAGGCGTCGCTGGTTGCCACCGGCATGATCGAAAAGGGCGAGATGGAGGAGATCCGCCGCAATGGTGGTGTCGGCGAATTGCTCGGCCATTTCTTCGACGACGCCGGCAAGGCGGTGGCGACGACCGTTTCGAACCGGGCGCTGGCCTTGACGCGCGAGGACATTGCCAGCCGCCGGATCGTCGCCGTCGCCGGCGGCAAGATCAAGGTTCGCGCCATCAAATCAGTGCTGGAGGGGCGCTATCTCAAGGGCCTGATAACAGACGAGCGGACGGCGCGGTCGCTCGTGGAAGAGACGCCGGTCGGGTAG
- a CDS encoding DUF5682 family protein, which produces MALSEVSYFGIRHHGPGSTASLVEALQELKPVAVLIEGPADASALLPLLARPEMQPPVALLCYPEDDPASTSFWPFAEFSPEYQATLWAVANNATVRFIDLPSSARVAPAEATQEAEADETKAEAEIEVAPHLRDPIGTLAQAAGYEDGESWWADIIEQNPEPGPIFAAIADAMTTLREGEGPLAEFEAKREAHMRLEIAAARKEFDGPIAVVCGAFHVPALQATRPLKEDQALLKGLARRKSTMTWAPWTGPRLALGFGYGAGVVAPGWCKHLWRTRGRHDAATLWLAMIAAVLRAKGHMVSTASLIEAERLARTLAVIRERPKPGFEELRDAAIAALFNGEAVLWALVEAELLLGADVGEIPPDTPLAPLIEDLQRNQKTARLKPEALERELSVDLRSESGLFRSTLLHRLNVLGVHWGKLTDSGRSRGTFRERWTLSWEPEYAVRLVENLVHGPTIEKAANGRLIQMIGASTSLDALAALVQGAITANLSEASTAGLAALEERAARSSECLEILASVPPLADIIRYGEARKTETARLSGLLERLIVEGGIALVYAARDLDAQASSALVGAMRKADEAIKLVEPEQDVLDAWRNGLAAVLDGSRSTALVAGCAAHLLYEAGHLSADAAAGLIARRLSPGTPVAEAAGFFEGFFSTAGQRLIYDEGLRGAVDAWLKSLDEDAFIAHLPLLRRVFSHLDSMERRRLIEAVLGRIRRLPAGLTPTPNGEEAWRRHLERLGPLLTGGNGNG; this is translated from the coding sequence ATGGCGCTTAGCGAGGTTTCCTATTTCGGCATACGCCATCACGGGCCTGGCTCCACCGCCAGCCTGGTGGAGGCGTTGCAGGAGTTGAAACCGGTCGCCGTGCTGATCGAGGGACCGGCCGATGCATCGGCGCTGCTGCCTCTACTCGCCCGCCCCGAAATGCAGCCGCCGGTGGCGCTGCTGTGCTATCCCGAGGACGATCCGGCCTCGACCAGTTTCTGGCCCTTCGCAGAGTTCTCGCCGGAGTACCAGGCGACGCTCTGGGCCGTGGCCAACAACGCGACAGTGCGCTTCATCGACCTGCCGTCCTCGGCCCGCGTCGCACCCGCAGAGGCCACGCAGGAGGCCGAGGCCGATGAGACGAAAGCCGAAGCCGAGATTGAGGTAGCGCCGCATCTGCGCGACCCGATCGGCACGCTGGCGCAGGCCGCCGGCTATGAGGATGGCGAGAGCTGGTGGGCCGATATCATCGAGCAGAACCCTGAGCCCGGCCCGATCTTCGCGGCAATAGCCGACGCGATGACGACGCTGCGCGAAGGCGAAGGTCCGCTTGCCGAATTCGAGGCCAAACGCGAAGCCCATATGCGGCTTGAAATCGCCGCGGCGCGCAAGGAATTCGACGGGCCGATCGCTGTCGTCTGCGGTGCCTTCCATGTGCCGGCGCTACAGGCGACGCGTCCGCTCAAAGAGGATCAGGCCTTGCTCAAGGGGCTTGCTCGGCGCAAGAGCACGATGACCTGGGCGCCATGGACCGGCCCGCGCCTGGCGCTCGGCTTCGGTTATGGCGCCGGTGTCGTCGCGCCCGGTTGGTGCAAGCATCTGTGGCGCACGCGGGGCCGGCACGACGCGGCGACGCTGTGGCTCGCCATGATCGCGGCAGTGCTGCGGGCCAAGGGGCACATGGTCTCGACCGCCTCGCTGATCGAGGCCGAACGGCTGGCCCGCACGCTGGCTGTGATCCGCGAGCGGCCAAAGCCCGGTTTCGAAGAATTGCGCGATGCCGCGATCGCCGCTTTGTTCAACGGCGAAGCGGTATTGTGGGCGCTGGTCGAAGCCGAACTGCTTCTGGGCGCCGATGTCGGTGAGATTCCGCCTGACACGCCGCTGGCGCCGCTGATCGAGGATCTGCAGCGCAACCAGAAGACGGCGCGGCTGAAGCCGGAAGCGCTTGAGCGCGAATTGTCGGTCGACCTGCGCAGCGAAAGCGGGCTGTTCCGGTCGACCTTGCTGCATCGCTTGAACGTGCTTGGCGTGCATTGGGGCAAGCTGACCGACAGCGGCCGCAGCCGTGGCACGTTTCGCGAGCGTTGGACGCTGTCGTGGGAGCCGGAATATGCCGTTCGCCTGGTCGAGAACCTGGTCCATGGGCCGACCATCGAAAAGGCCGCCAACGGCCGGCTGATCCAGATGATCGGCGCGTCGACATCACTCGACGCGCTGGCGGCACTGGTCCAGGGCGCCATCACGGCCAATTTGTCGGAGGCCTCGACGGCCGGCCTGGCGGCACTGGAGGAACGCGCGGCGCGCAGCAGCGAATGCCTAGAAATCCTGGCGTCCGTGCCGCCGCTCGCCGACATCATCCGCTATGGCGAAGCCCGCAAGACCGAAACGGCACGCCTGTCCGGCCTGCTGGAGCGGCTGATCGTCGAGGGCGGCATCGCGCTCGTCTACGCCGCACGCGACCTCGATGCCCAGGCTTCCTCGGCGCTGGTCGGCGCTATGCGCAAGGCCGATGAGGCGATCAAGCTGGTCGAACCGGAACAGGACGTCCTGGACGCCTGGCGCAATGGACTGGCGGCCGTGCTCGACGGATCGCGATCGACGGCGCTGGTGGCCGGCTGTGCCGCGCATCTGCTTTACGAGGCCGGCCATCTGTCCGCCGACGCCGCGGCGGGCCTGATCGCGCGGCGCCTGTCGCCGGGAACGCCGGTCGCCGAGGCCGCTGGGTTCTTCGAGGGCTTCTTCAGCACCGCCGGTCAGCGGCTGATCTATGATGAAGGCCTGCGCGGAGCGGTCGATGCCTGGCTCAAATCCCTCGACGAGGATGCCTTCATCGCGCATCTGCCGCTCCTGCGCCGGGTCTTCTCGCATCTCGACTCGATGGAGCGGCGGCGGTTGATCGAAGCGGTCCTCGGCCGCATCAGGCGCCTGCCGGCCGGGCTGACGCCGACGCCGAACGGCGAGGAGGCCTGGCGCCGGCATCTGGAACGGCTTGGACCTTTGCTGACGGGTGGGAACGGCAATGGATGA